One region of Streptomyces sp. NBC_00442 genomic DNA includes:
- a CDS encoding bifunctional DNA primase/polymerase: protein MTQHDPDVKRALLDTALTAAECGWHVFPLRPGTKRPALHGEASCSATGPCASGHRKWEQRATTDLDRIRATWERTPFNIGIATGPSGLVVVDLDVPKQNDNSNADTPCGVTTFKALCERTGHAVPDTYRVRTASGGQHLYFTAPTGVRLANTAGSLAPLVDTRAWGGYVVAPGSITPTGAYETASDTPVAPLPAWLVRLLQPAPARPARPLRLPAVSGSRAARAALAAECAVVTASPDKQRNITLNRCAFKVGRFVAWGDIPRHVVEEAFQAAGEARGLTAAECRSTIASALNSSLRKARSRDAA, encoded by the coding sequence ATGACCCAACACGACCCCGACGTGAAGCGAGCCTTACTCGATACGGCTCTCACGGCTGCCGAATGCGGCTGGCACGTCTTCCCGCTGCGTCCCGGCACCAAGCGCCCGGCCCTGCACGGCGAAGCCTCATGCTCCGCCACGGGCCCGTGCGCCAGCGGGCACCGCAAGTGGGAGCAGCGCGCCACCACCGACCTCGACCGCATCCGAGCGACGTGGGAGCGGACACCGTTCAACATCGGTATCGCCACCGGCCCTTCCGGGCTGGTCGTCGTCGACCTGGACGTGCCCAAGCAGAACGACAACAGCAATGCGGACACGCCTTGCGGCGTGACGACCTTTAAGGCGCTCTGCGAGCGCACCGGCCACGCCGTCCCCGACACCTACCGGGTGCGGACTGCGAGCGGCGGACAGCACCTCTACTTCACCGCACCGACAGGTGTCCGGTTAGCCAACACGGCGGGCTCACTGGCCCCGTTGGTCGACACACGGGCATGGGGCGGGTACGTCGTCGCCCCGGGCAGCATCACGCCGACCGGCGCTTACGAGACGGCGAGCGATACGCCGGTAGCTCCCCTGCCCGCATGGCTGGTGCGGCTACTCCAACCGGCGCCCGCGCGCCCGGCCAGGCCGTTGCGGCTGCCCGCAGTGAGTGGGAGCCGTGCGGCGCGGGCCGCGCTGGCTGCGGAGTGCGCCGTGGTCACCGCGTCGCCGGACAAGCAGCGCAACATCACGCTCAACCGGTGCGCGTTCAAGGTGGGGCGGTTCGTCGCGTGGGGCGACATCCCCCGGCACGTGGTGGAAGAGGCCTTCCAAGCGGCGGGGGAGGCGCGGGGACTCACCGCTGCGGAGTGCCGCTCCACCATCGCGAGCGCCCTCAACAGCTCCCTGCGCAAAGCCCGTTCCCGGGATGCGGCATGA
- a CDS encoding DUF3631 domain-containing protein codes for MTTTPPPPSIDGAALLDDVEAFHRRFNIFPSEAAYVAVALWDAHAHLLDCFDSTPRLAFLSPEPGSGKSRALEIVETLVPRPMVAVNASAAALFRAVSGAEGRPTILFDEIDTVFGPKAGDNEELRGFLNAGHRRTGVTYRCVGDSQTVTPFPSYAAVAVAGLGSLPDTILTRAVIIRMRRRARNEKVEPFRARLHEKEGHALRDRLAEWAEQARGWVMGAWPEMPEGVSDRPADVWEGLLSIADAAGGDWPKRARQACLTLVEASRANDKGSLGIRLLTDLRDHVLIGIDRLPTVAILDRLNALDDAPWADLNGRPLDNRRLSKMLSDYVTADGDPIASRNIRTSGGILKGFFAEDLTDAWARYCPSPTSATSATPLHPSSEPLPL; via the coding sequence ATGACCACCACCCCGCCCCCGCCGTCCATCGACGGCGCCGCACTCCTCGATGACGTCGAAGCGTTCCACCGCCGCTTCAACATCTTCCCCAGTGAAGCCGCCTACGTCGCCGTCGCGTTGTGGGACGCACACGCCCACCTGCTCGACTGCTTCGACTCCACCCCGCGTCTGGCGTTCCTGTCCCCGGAGCCGGGATCAGGCAAGTCGCGGGCGCTGGAAATCGTGGAAACCCTCGTGCCACGCCCCATGGTCGCGGTGAACGCGTCCGCCGCCGCGCTCTTCCGCGCGGTGTCCGGTGCCGAGGGTCGGCCCACGATCCTGTTCGACGAGATCGACACCGTCTTCGGTCCAAAGGCCGGGGACAACGAGGAACTGCGCGGGTTCCTCAACGCCGGACACCGCCGCACCGGGGTCACCTACCGGTGCGTGGGCGACAGCCAGACCGTCACCCCGTTCCCGTCCTACGCCGCCGTCGCGGTCGCAGGTCTCGGCTCCCTGCCCGACACGATCCTGACCCGCGCCGTCATCATCCGTATGCGCCGCCGGGCCCGCAACGAGAAGGTGGAACCCTTCCGCGCCCGCCTGCACGAGAAGGAAGGCCACGCCCTGCGGGACCGCCTTGCCGAGTGGGCTGAGCAGGCACGCGGCTGGGTCATGGGCGCGTGGCCCGAGATGCCCGAAGGGGTCAGCGACCGGCCCGCCGACGTGTGGGAAGGACTCCTGTCCATCGCGGACGCGGCCGGGGGCGACTGGCCCAAGCGCGCCCGCCAAGCCTGCCTGACGCTCGTGGAAGCCTCCCGCGCCAACGACAAAGGCAGTCTCGGCATCCGCCTCCTGACCGACCTACGCGACCACGTCCTGATCGGCATCGACCGCCTGCCCACCGTCGCCATCCTGGACCGGCTCAACGCACTTGATGACGCCCCGTGGGCCGACCTCAACGGCCGGCCGCTCGACAACCGGCGCCTGTCCAAGATGCTCAGCGACTACGTGACCGCCGACGGCGACCCCATCGCCTCCCGCAACATCCGCACGAGCGGCGGAATCCTCAAGGGATTCTTCGCCGAAGACCTCACCGACGCGTGGGCCCGCTACTGCCCGTCTCCCACGTCCGCTACAAGCGCTACGCCGCTACATCCCAGCTCAGAGCCCCTGCCCCTGTAG
- a CDS encoding helix-turn-helix domain-containing protein: MSTALPASHDVVTVPEAMTALRLSRSKIYDLIRSGVLRSYTEGRARRIPTEALQTYIHNKLEEAA, translated from the coding sequence GTGAGCACCGCGCTGCCTGCCTCACACGACGTCGTCACCGTCCCCGAGGCGATGACGGCCCTGCGGCTGAGCCGCAGCAAGATCTACGACCTCATCCGTTCGGGAGTGCTGCGCAGCTACACCGAAGGCCGTGCACGCCGCATCCCGACAGAGGCACTTCAGACCTACATCCACAACAAGCTTGAGGAGGCTGCCTGA
- a CDS encoding tyrosine-type recombinase/integrase, with protein MAKRRANGEGTITKRKDGRYHAAAYVYRPDGTRVRKFVYGKNRDEVAGKLTEIQEKTRQGIPAATSAMAFGDYLTYWLAAVAPARLKPATLNSYEGLTRLYIRPALGKKKLNRLSPADVQLFLLEFKSGCLCCLRGVDAGRPEGERTCCAVRQCCKRRPSARTVQYTHAVLRSALQQAVREELIARNVARIVETPSVERQEVHPLDAGEARLLLKTTRPHRLYALWLLLISTGLRRGEALALTWSDIDLENGQLRVRRNLQRIKRELLFGTPKTARSIRTVSLPKHCVAALRAHAEQQTRERAVAGEKWKPPAEQPNGLVFTTATGRATDPRSLNRMLTILCRDAKVRRVRVHDLRHTCASLLLAQGVDARTIMETLGHSTITMTLDTYAHVMQTTLRAAADRMDDALGLAEEKEADGDETEPDAAA; from the coding sequence ATGGCCAAGCGCCGCGCCAACGGTGAAGGAACGATCACCAAGCGGAAGGACGGTCGCTATCACGCGGCGGCCTACGTCTACCGCCCGGACGGCACCCGGGTCCGGAAGTTCGTCTACGGCAAGAACCGCGACGAAGTTGCGGGCAAGCTCACCGAGATCCAGGAGAAGACTCGGCAGGGCATCCCGGCCGCCACGTCCGCCATGGCGTTCGGGGACTACTTGACGTACTGGCTGGCGGCCGTGGCGCCGGCACGGCTGAAGCCCGCAACCCTCAACAGCTACGAAGGGCTGACCCGCCTCTACATTCGTCCCGCGCTCGGCAAGAAGAAGCTGAACCGCCTCTCCCCCGCCGATGTGCAGCTGTTCCTGCTGGAGTTCAAGTCCGGCTGTCTGTGCTGCCTGCGGGGCGTCGACGCCGGACGCCCCGAGGGTGAGCGAACTTGCTGCGCGGTCCGGCAGTGCTGCAAGCGGCGGCCGTCTGCCCGCACGGTCCAGTACACGCACGCCGTATTGCGCTCTGCGCTCCAACAGGCGGTCCGGGAGGAGCTGATCGCGCGCAACGTCGCCCGGATCGTCGAAACGCCCAGCGTCGAACGCCAGGAGGTACACCCCTTGGACGCAGGAGAAGCCCGTCTGCTCCTCAAGACCACCCGGCCGCACCGCCTGTACGCCCTGTGGCTACTGCTGATCAGTACGGGGCTGCGACGCGGTGAGGCGCTGGCCCTCACGTGGTCGGACATCGACCTTGAGAACGGACAGCTCCGCGTCCGGCGGAACCTTCAGCGGATCAAGCGGGAGCTGCTGTTCGGCACGCCCAAGACCGCACGGTCCATCCGTACGGTCTCCCTGCCCAAGCACTGTGTGGCTGCTTTGCGTGCCCATGCAGAACAGCAGACGCGGGAGCGAGCGGTGGCCGGCGAGAAGTGGAAGCCCCCGGCAGAGCAGCCCAACGGCCTGGTGTTCACCACGGCCACCGGCCGGGCCACGGACCCCCGCAGCCTGAACCGGATGCTCACGATCCTGTGCCGGGACGCCAAGGTGCGGCGGGTGCGGGTGCACGATCTTCGGCACACGTGCGCGTCGCTGCTCCTGGCTCAGGGGGTCGACGCGCGCACGATCATGGAGACGCTCGGTCACAGCACCATCACCATGACGCTGGATACCTACGCTCACGTGATGCAGACGACCTTGCGCGCGGCTGCTGACCGTATGGACGACGCGTTGGGTCTGGCCGAAGAGAAAGAGGCGGACGGGGATGAAACGGAGCCCGACGCCGCAGCCTGA